The Lycium ferocissimum isolate CSIRO_LF1 chromosome 1, AGI_CSIRO_Lferr_CH_V1, whole genome shotgun sequence genome includes a region encoding these proteins:
- the LOC132056195 gene encoding MLO-like protein 1, whose protein sequence is MAGGGGDQETNLEFTPTWVVALVCTVIVAISLLVERILHYAGKYLLKQNQKPLYEALQKIKEELMLLGFISLLLTVSQERILKICIPKHLTNHWLPCEKDDGATVHFQTNFFSLVPGGRRLLAGSANSGYCEAKDKAPLLSLTALHHLHTFIFVLAVSHVTFSALTILFGGIKIRQWKSWEDSIQKEECNPEEVLRSKVTNVQDHDFVKGRFLGLSKRSHLLSWLHSFVKQFFGSVTKLDYTTLRLGFIMTHCKGNPKFNFHKYMIRVLEADFKKVVGISWYLWLFVVLFLLLNIHGWHTYFWIAFIPFLLLLAVGTKLEHVITQLAGEVAAKHIAVEGDLVVKPSDDHFWFHRPRLVLFLIHIILFQNSFEIAFFFWIWAQYHFNSCIMGQVGYIIPRLVIGVFVQFLCSYSTLPLYAIVTQMGSSFKKEIFNDHLQDGLLVWAKKARRRATNGSSSQVVHKESPSPMAVQLSQVETQESAMEEGHAGEIRPATNQLNSKIN, encoded by the exons ATGGCAGGAGGTGGAGGAGATCAAGAAACAAATTTGGAATTTACACCAACATGGGTTGTTGCCTTGGTTTGCACTGTCATAGTTGCTATATCTCTTCTTGTTGAAAGAATCCTTCACTATGCTGGCAAG TATTTGCTCAAGCAAAACCAGAAGCCACTCTATGAAGCCTTACAAAAGATCAAAGAAG AGTTGATGCTGTTGGGATTCATATCTCTGCTGTTGACAGTGTCCCAAgaaagaattcttaaaatatgcATCCCAAAGCACTTGACAAATCACTGGCTCCCTTGTGAAAAGGATGATGGTGCAACTGTCCACTTTCAGACCAATTTCTTCTCTTTAGTTCCAGGAGGAAGGCGCCTTCTTGCTGGATCTGCTAATTCTGGTTATTGTgaggctaag GACAAGGCACCATTGCTTTCTCTCACAGCACTGCATCATCTCCATACCTTTATCTTTGTGCTGGCTGTTTCACATGTTACTTTCTCAGCTCTTACAATTTTATTTGGAGGTATAAAG ATACGACAGTGGAAATCTTGGGAGGATTCTATCCAGAAAGAGGAATGTAATCCAGAAGAAG TACTTCGCTCCAAAGTTACAAATGTCCAAGACCATGATTTTGTCAAGGGCCGGTTTCTAGGTTTGAGTAAAAGATCACATTTATTAAGTTGGCTG CACTCCTTTGTCAAGCAATTCTTCGGATCTGTCACAAAATTGGACTATACAACTTTGAGGCTTGGCTTCATTATG ACTCACTGCAAAGGGAATCCAAAGTTCAATTTTCACAAGTATATGATACGCGTACTTGAAGCTGATTTCAAGAAGGTTGTTGGGATTAG CTGGTATCTTTGGCTATTTGTGGTCTTGTTCCTATTGCTTAATATTCACG GCTGGCACACATACTTTTGGATAGCATTCATTCCCTTTCTT CTTTTACTAGCTGTGGGGACTAAACTAGAGCATGTTATAACTCAACTTGCTGGAGAGGTTGCTGCGAAGCACATAGCGGTGGAAGGAGATTTGGTTGTCAAGCCATCAGATGATCACTTCTGGTTTCATAGACCGCGTCTGGTCCTTTTCCTTATTCATATCATCCTTTTCCAAAACTCCTTTGAGATTGCATTTTTCTTCTGGATTTGG GCTCAATATCATTTTAACTCCTGCATCATGGGACAGGTTGGTTACATCATCCCACGACTTGTCATAGG GGTGTTTGTTCAATTCCTTTGCAGTTATAGTACTCTACCACTATATGCAATTGTCACACAG ATGGGAAGTTCTTTCAAGAAAGAAATATTCAACGATCATTTACAAGATGGGCTTCTTGTTTGGGCTAAAAAGGCTAGAAGGAGAGCTACCAATGGCTCCTCCAGCCAAGTGGTCCATAAAGAGTCCCCTTCTCCTATGGCTGTGCAGCTATCACAAGTAGAAACACAAGAATCTGCTATGGAAGAGGGCCATGCCGGGGAAATTAGGCCTGCGACCAACCAACTCAACTCAAAAATAAATTAA
- the LOC132056203 gene encoding guanosine nucleotide diphosphate dissociation inhibitor 2-like — translation MDEEYDVIVLGTGLKECILSGLLSVDGLKVLHMDRNDYYGGESTSLNLVQLWKRFKGSDKPPAELGSSRDYNVDMIPKFIMANGALVRVLIHTDVTKYLYFKAVDGSFVYNKGKVHKVPATDMEALKSPLMGIFEKRRARKFFIYVQDYNESDPKTHEGMDLTRVTTRELIAKYGLDDNTVDFIGHSLALHRDDRYLDEPALDTVKRMKLYAESLARFQGGSPYIYPLYGLGELPQAFARLSAVYGGTYMLNKPECKVEFDVEGKVCGVTSEGETAKCKKVVCDPSYLPNKVRKVGKVARAIAIMSHPIPSTNDSHSVQIILPQKQLGRKSDMYLFCCSYTHNVAPKGKFIAFVSTEAETDNPESELKPGVNLLGPVDEIVYETYDRCEPVNECSLDNCFISTSYDATTHFESTVDDVLNLYTKITGKVLDLNVDLSAASAAEE, via the exons atggatgaagaatACGATGTGATTGTGTTAGGCACTGGTCTTAAGGAATGCATCCTTAGCGGTCTTTTATCTGTTGATGGTCTTAAG GTTCTGCACATGGACAGAAATGACTATTATGGAGGAGAATCGACTTCCCTAAATCTTGTCCAG CTTTGGAAGAGGTTTAAAGGAAGCGATAAACCTCCAGCTGAACTGGGTTCTAGTAGAGATTACAATGTTGACATGATTCCCAAG TTTATTATGGCAAATGGTGCTCTTGTGCGGGTGCTAATTCATACTGATGTCACgaaatatttatactttaaagCGGTTGATGGCAGCTTTGTGTATAACAAAGGAAAG GTCCACAAGGTGCCAGCTACTGACATGGAGGCACTTAAATCTCCTCTGATGGGCATTTTTGAGAAGAGGCGTGCTCGAAAGTTCTTCATCTATGTTCAAGATTATAATGAAAGTGATCCTAAAACACATGAAGGGATGGATCTAACAAGAGTTACCACAAGAGAGCTTATTGC GAAATATGGTCTTGATGACAACACTGTGGACTTCATTGGTCATTCATTGGCACTGCATAGAGATGATCGCTACTTGGATGAACCAGCACTGGATACTGTGAAGAGAATGAAG CTATATGCTGAGTCTCTTGCACGTTTCCAAGGAGGATCACCATACATTTATCCTTTGTATGGATTAGGCGAGCTCCCCCAG GCATTTGCTCGACTGAGTGCTGTGTATGGTGGGACCTACATGTTGAATAAACCTGAATGCAAG GTAGAGTTTGATGTAGAAGGAAAGGTCTGTGGTGTTACTTCAGAAGGGGAAACTGCAAAGTGCAAGAAAGTTGTATGTGATCCTTCCTACTTGCCCAACAAG GTGAGGAAAGTTGGAAAAGTTGCAAGAGCTATTGCAATTATGAGCCACCCAATTCCAAGTACCAACGACTCTCACTCTGTGCAGATTATCCTACCTCAGAAGCAGTTGGGTCGGAAATCAGATAT GTACTTGTTCTGCTGTTCTTACACTCATAATGTTGCTCCAAAGGGGAAATTCATTGCATTTGTCTCAACAGAGGCAGAAACTGATAACCCAGAGAGTGAACTGAAGCCAGGTGTGAATCTTCTAGGGCCAGTGGATGAGATTGTCTATGAAACTTATGACAGATGTGAACCTGTCAATGAGTGCTCCTTGGACAATTGTTTTATTTCAACT AGCTATGATGCCACAACTCACTTTGAGTCGACTGTAGATGATGTGCTCAATTTGTACACCAAAATAACTGGAAAG GTTCTTGACCTCAATGTGGATCTAAGTGCTGCAAGTGCCGCTGAAGAATGA